The genomic window TGCCCCCTATAATCAGGCTTAATTAGGACTATTTTGCGGCGTTCTATACCTTAAATAGCTTGCAAATGCGGCGTAAAATCGCGCTCAACCGGCGTACTTTGTTGATGGACGAACATTTGACCCGTTGCCCCCCCTGATATGGCCGCAAATTTTTCAAGTTTCAGTTTTTGGCCCGCACATATCTTACGGAGCATTTCTATATCTTCGACAGCGGCGTTAAATTGCAATTGCAACGCCTCATTTTTTGCCTTTTCTTGCTGTAAGGCCTCTGAAAAATCACTCAATCCTTCTGCCTCACGAGATGTTCGGCTTCGCTCAATATTAAGCGCTGAACGCATAGAGTCTTTTTCTTCTTCAATCTGAGCAATCAGTTGCTCTTTAATTCGTAACTCACCCGTTAATTGCTCAGTTTGATTCTTAAGGGTAATAAGTTCTTCATCACGGCGTTTAATTGTATTCTCATAGCCATTTTTCTGAGATTCCAATGTATAAGCCTGAGATTGCACCTCACCTTTCAATGTAAAAATCTTTTCTTTCTGATCTTGGTATCTACCCAAAAGGGATTTGAGCTCAATCGCGGCCTGATCTCCTAAACGCGCTTTTTCCAACAAACGAGACGATAACTCCTCCATTGCTTTTTGCATCTCGTAATTCTTATTACGTTCTTCCGTTAAACTTGAAGACGTTGTCGTTAAATCATCTGACAAATTGGTTTTGGAAAGCTCTAAAGTTTCAACGCTCTCTTCTAGTTGTAATAATTGTGTTGATAGCGTATCGATTTCTCGTTTTTGTCTCAGTGTGAGGTCGCGCGCCGCTGTGTGCTTGTCCTCAGATTGCGCGAGTGAATCTTTTGCTATCTCAAGCTGATTTCTGAACTCATCTCTTTGACGACGAAACTCTGCCAATATTTTGTCTTGGTCTTCGGACAATAAATCACTTTGTTTTATTTTCTGCTCAAGGGTCTCAACTTCCTTGGCTAGATGATGATTATCTGATTCAAGTTTATCAAAATGACGAAGGTGCGTTTCTAACTTAGCCAGAGTTTTGCTCAACGTATTCATGCGTTTCACGGCAACAAGCTGCGCTTCTGCCCCCGTTTTGAATTGGCCCGAAAGGTCACTTAATGTGTCTTGAGCAAGTTCTACATCGCCTTTCGAAACAGGGCCTTGGGGTTTTTCTTTCCCCGAATATTGTTTGACGACTTCATCAGTCTGAGGGTCATCAGACAGGCTTTTTTCTCGCTTAAAGAGTTTCATTTGTCACCTAGCACAATTTTTATATAGTTGAATTTTCAAATACCGTAAGGTTGTGCGATTTAACAAAACCTTAAAGCGAACTCGCACGGAAGCCGATTGACAAGGAAATTTCACAAGATAGTCCCTTCAAACAAATGAAAGTCATTCTATGGTGAAAATTGCCTTAATTATTATCCTTTCCGCATTCTTAACTGCCGGGATTTCTGGTCTGTTTGGTATGGCAGGTGGACTCATTTTCATGGGTGTCATCGCCAGCTTTCTAGGCGTGTCCGAAGCGATGGTCGTACATGGCGCCGTACAAAGTGTGAGTAATGGCTATCGCTCCTATCTACTTAGAAATGGCGTGAGATGGGATATATTAGGCTGGCAAACACTAGGGGCTATACCCGCTATAGGCCTTATGGCGCTAGCCTCTATCACCTTAAATAAAGGGCAACTCTTTTTGGCGCTTGGTTTATTGCCTCTCTTGCTATGGCTGCCAAAGGGTTGGTTACAGGGTGATGCACAAAAACCAGCCCATGCCGCGCTTTGCGGCGCGATGGTTATGGGACTTAATTTAACAGCGGGCGTTGCCGGCCCTTCTCTTGATTTCTTTTATGTGAAAACAACATTGACCCGCCATGAGATTGTCGCAACCAAAGCGCTCACTATGTTCGTTTCACATTTGGTGAAAATTCTCTTTTTCGGGATCCCCTTATTGTTATCAAACAATTTGTCAGGGCTTCCCCCTCTGTGGGTACTGGCCGCGGCCATTCCCGCCATTATGGCTGGGACATTTATCGGCACGCGTTTTCTCAAACGGTTTTCAGATATCGGCTTTCGAAAGGCCAGCCGCTATCTGGTAACAGCCATAGGGTTTATCTATTTTTTCAGAGGTTTATCAATATTAGGCTTTGTCTGAATTAGGCTTTACAGGGGACACCATCTGAGGCTTTCTAGCATTCTGCCACATATAAAAACCGATGCCACATAGTGTCACGAATGTCCCTACGCCGTCCCATAAGGAAAATGGCTCACCTAATATAATGACGGCCGCGACGATTGTCGCGATTGGCCCAAGCATGGCCATGACAGCAACCGATTGCGCCCCGATCTTACCAATTGATATATTGGTTAAAAAACTTGGCAGAACAGTTGAGAAAAAGGCAATCATCCCAGCAATTAAATAAATTCGCGGCGGCAGATCCAGCGCTTGCCCAATGCCGCCTTGCGAGACGCTCTGAACAATAAAATGCAGTACAATAGTCGTTGCCGCGGATATCATCGCCATACAGGTAAATACCTGCGAGCCCAAGCGGCCAATCAAACGCATGGCTCCCAATTGGAACAATGCGAATATAATCGCCGCTCCAATAATTAAAGCACTTCCCAATGGGACATTGACGCCGACCGCAATATCTCCGCCTATAAAGACAATGCCAAGACCTGAATAAGCCAAAACAATTGCGAGAACGCCCAATCGCGTAATCTTAGTGCCGAAAAATATGGCTCCAAATATCACCACAAAAACGGGGTAGGTGAAAAGCAATAATCGTTCTAATTGCGCCGTAATAAGCTTTAAGCCCTCAAAATCAATATAAGTACAAAGGTGATAGCCCATGACCCCCATCGCACCGGCTTGCATGATATATTTTAAAGGAAGCCGTTTATCAGAACGCCGTAAACTTATTACCAAAACAGCCACATAAACTGGCAAGGCAAATCCCATGCGCAAAGCCATTAACGTGATGGCTTCCAGATCATTTGCTGATATTCCGCCCCCTGGCAGATACGCCATTTTCACGAATACCGCTTTCATAGAATAAAGCATCGCGCCGAGCGCAGCAAAAACATAAGGCCATTTTGCCTTTGATTTAGACACGGTCTTATCTTCTGTAAGTAAGGCCTCTGTCGTCGTTACTCGGAAATTAGGACGCATTAAATTTGACCTTTACGCTTTGCCTTGCGACGGCGAGCTTTGAAAAATGACTTAAGTAAAGCAGATGCCTCATCGGCCAAAACACCCTCTGTCACCTCTGGACGGTGATGACAGCTCGGCTGTTCAAAAAAACGCACGCCGCTGTGGACCGCGCCGCCTTTTGGGTCAGAAGCACCGTAAATAACGCGGCGAATGCGGGCATTGGCAATGGCTCCCGCGCACATGACACATGGCTCAAGCGTTACATATAAATCAAATCCCGTCAGGCGATAATTTTCTGTTTTATAAGCACCATCACGTAGCGCCAGAATTTCGGCATGTGCTGTCGGATCGCAAATGCCGATTGGAGCATTTCCCGTTTTCGCAATGATTTCATCAGTCTCGGGGTTGACCAAAACGGCCCCAACAGGCACTTCGCCCCGTAGAGACGCCGCTTGCGCTTCCATCAAAGCTAGGCGCATATAGTCTTCATCATTCATAGCGCTCTTTGAGACGCGAAAACCCGAACGGTCAAGTCATGCCCGATATGCAGAAACAGATAACGCCGAAAAAAGGGACATCCAAATCCCAGAAAAAAGCAAGCCTAAGCGATGCCCCCGGCGACCGCATTGCTAAATATCTCGCCCGCGTCGGCGTTGGGTCTCGCCGTGATGTAGAGCGTATGATCGAAGAAGGCCGCGTAAAGGTAAATGGTAAAACCCTCACCTCTCCTGCATTCAAGGTCACGGGCAAAGAAAAAATTCTGGTCAATGATGAACCGATTGCGGAAAAAGACATTCCGCGCATGTGGCGATACCACAAACCCGACGGCCTCGTTACGTCACACAAAGACGAACAAGGCCGACGCACCATGTTTGAGGCCCTGCCTACAAATATGCCGCGTGTGATTTCCGTAGGGCGGCTCGACCTTACCTCAGAAGGCCTCATTCTTTTAACGAATGATGGCGAGCTTGCTCGAGCGCTAGAACTCCCTAGCACGGGCTGGTCAAGACGTTATCGCGCGCGCGCCTATGGTAAAGTAACCCAAGAACAGCTTGATACGCTGCGAAAAGGGGTTGTTATAGACGGCATCCCAACAGGCGAAATTATTGCTACACTTGACCGCCAGCAAGGGGATAATGCATGGATTAACGTGACTCTCCATGATGGGAAAAACCGCGAAATTCGCCGCGCGCTTGAAACCCTTAAACTTCAAGTAAACCGTCTTATCCGCGTCTCTTATGGACCTTATATGCTCGGCGACCTCGGTAAGGGGGCTTGCGAAGAAATTAAGACGCGCGTGCTTCGTGACCAAATCGGGCATTTAATCGACATTCCCGAAGAAAAAACCGTCACAAGAAAACCAAAACGCGGCAGCTTTGCTAGCGCCAAACGGTTCCAAGACAAACCCGCCGAAACCAAAGGCGCAAACGCCCCAAAAGGACGTGGAAAATTTGCTAAAAAGACGACAGAAAAACCAAAATCGAAAACGGCACGCCCTCCGAAAAAAGTAATGGGGAAAGCCTATGGCAAACCTGGCGGCAAAACTTCTGGAAAATTTGCGCCAAGGGGCCACGGAAAAGGGAAGAAATAAGTGAGAATTGTCACGGGTTCATTACGGGGGCGAAACATCATTACCCCTGACGGGCGAAATACTCGCCCCACAAGCGACCAAACCCGCGAATCCATCTTTAACATCCTCACCCACGCTGAATGGGCACCTGACCTTGACGGCGCCATCGTCGCCGATATTTTTGCAGGCTCAGGCGCGCTCGGACTCGAGGCTATATCTAGAGGCGCTGAATTCTGCCTTTTCGTTGAAACTGAACCAAAGGCGCGCGGCGCTATTCGGGATAATATCGATAAAATGGGTCTGTTTGGCTGTACGCGTCTACACCGCCATGACGCGACAAAACTCAAAATTGCCCCTGGTAATCTTCGCGGCCCCTTTTCGCATATATTTATGGATCCACCCTATAATAAAGGCCTGTGGAAGCCCGTATTATCACGCCTAAAAGAGCAAGGCCTCTTGGCTGAAAACGGCGTGATTATATTAGAAGAAAGCAAAGACGCCGAAATTGACCCAAGAGGGTTTGAAATCTTGGCGGATAAAACATGGGGCGCAGCACGGGTGCTGTTTTTGAGGGTGAAATCGTAGGGCTTTTCTAAAGCACTAAATAACCACTATTAAGTACCTTCAACGAGAGGATTTACATGCCCCATATTTCTCTAATCCATTCACCCAACATGGCACCATTCATTGATAATCTGTTATCAAAAGTGAACGACGCTTTTATCGAAACAGTCCCCAACACAACGGGTGTTAAATGTTATGCGATTCCGTTAACTGCCTGCCAAGTCAATGGTGACAATCAAATAGGTCTTTTGCATCTGAATTTACGAGTTCTACGAAAACCCGAACGCACAATCGAGTTAATCGAACACTGGACAAATACACTTTTACTCACATTACAAAGTGAAGTTCCTGAAGATGTTAACATAACAGCTGAGGCAAATTTCTTGCCTGAAGTTTATTTCTCCAAAACGGCTTAGATAGAATACAATTAATCACCGCCGTCCAAATAATCGTTCAATATCTGCGAGTTTTAACTCCACATAGGTCGGGCGGCCATGGTTGCACTGCCCTGAATGCGGGGTGGCTTCCATCTGCCTTAAAAGCGTATTCATTTCTTGGCCATTCAATCTGCGCCCTGCCCGTATTGAACCGTGGCAAGCCATGGTGCCGCACACATGTTCAAATTTTTCCTTAAGACTGAGCGCCTCGT from Litorimonas taeanensis includes these protein-coding regions:
- the rsmD gene encoding 16S rRNA (guanine(966)-N(2))-methyltransferase RsmD, which encodes MRIVTGSLRGRNIITPDGRNTRPTSDQTRESIFNILTHAEWAPDLDGAIVADIFAGSGALGLEAISRGAEFCLFVETEPKARGAIRDNIDKMGLFGCTRLHRHDATKLKIAPGNLRGPFSHIFMDPPYNKGLWKPVLSRLKEQGLLAENGVIILEESKDAEIDPRGFEILADKTWGAARVLFLRVKS
- a CDS encoding pseudouridine synthase codes for the protein MPDMQKQITPKKGTSKSQKKASLSDAPGDRIAKYLARVGVGSRRDVERMIEEGRVKVNGKTLTSPAFKVTGKEKILVNDEPIAEKDIPRMWRYHKPDGLVTSHKDEQGRRTMFEALPTNMPRVISVGRLDLTSEGLILLTNDGELARALELPSTGWSRRYRARAYGKVTQEQLDTLRKGVVIDGIPTGEIIATLDRQQGDNAWINVTLHDGKNREIRRALETLKLQVNRLIRVSYGPYMLGDLGKGACEEIKTRVLRDQIGHLIDIPEEKTVTRKPKRGSFASAKRFQDKPAETKGANAPKGRGKFAKKTTEKPKSKTARPPKKVMGKAYGKPGGKTSGKFAPRGHGKGKK
- the tadA gene encoding tRNA adenosine(34) deaminase TadA, whose amino-acid sequence is MNDEDYMRLALMEAQAASLRGEVPVGAVLVNPETDEIIAKTGNAPIGICDPTAHAEILALRDGAYKTENYRLTGFDLYVTLEPCVMCAGAIANARIRRVIYGASDPKGGAVHSGVRFFEQPSCHHRPEVTEGVLADEASALLKSFFKARRRKAKRKGQI
- a CDS encoding TSUP family transporter, translated to MVKIALIIILSAFLTAGISGLFGMAGGLIFMGVIASFLGVSEAMVVHGAVQSVSNGYRSYLLRNGVRWDILGWQTLGAIPAIGLMALASITLNKGQLFLALGLLPLLLWLPKGWLQGDAQKPAHAALCGAMVMGLNLTAGVAGPSLDFFYVKTTLTRHEIVATKALTMFVSHLVKILFFGIPLLLSNNLSGLPPLWVLAAAIPAIMAGTFIGTRFLKRFSDIGFRKASRYLVTAIGFIYFFRGLSILGFV
- a CDS encoding coiled-coil domain-containing protein codes for the protein MKLFKREKSLSDDPQTDEVVKQYSGKEKPQGPVSKGDVELAQDTLSDLSGQFKTGAEAQLVAVKRMNTLSKTLAKLETHLRHFDKLESDNHHLAKEVETLEQKIKQSDLLSEDQDKILAEFRRQRDEFRNQLEIAKDSLAQSEDKHTAARDLTLRQKREIDTLSTQLLQLEESVETLELSKTNLSDDLTTTSSSLTEERNKNYEMQKAMEELSSRLLEKARLGDQAAIELKSLLGRYQDQKEKIFTLKGEVQSQAYTLESQKNGYENTIKRRDEELITLKNQTEQLTGELRIKEQLIAQIEEEKDSMRSALNIERSRTSREAEGLSDFSEALQQEKAKNEALQLQFNAAVEDIEMLRKICAGQKLKLEKFAAISGGATGQMFVHQQSTPVERDFTPHLQAI
- a CDS encoding DMT family transporter, translated to MRPNFRVTTTEALLTEDKTVSKSKAKWPYVFAALGAMLYSMKAVFVKMAYLPGGGISANDLEAITLMALRMGFALPVYVAVLVISLRRSDKRLPLKYIMQAGAMGVMGYHLCTYIDFEGLKLITAQLERLLLFTYPVFVVIFGAIFFGTKITRLGVLAIVLAYSGLGIVFIGGDIAVGVNVPLGSALIIGAAIIFALFQLGAMRLIGRLGSQVFTCMAMISAATTIVLHFIVQSVSQGGIGQALDLPPRIYLIAGMIAFFSTVLPSFLTNISIGKIGAQSVAVMAMLGPIATIVAAVIILGEPFSLWDGVGTFVTLCGIGFYMWQNARKPQMVSPVKPNSDKA